Proteins from a genomic interval of Candidatus Wallbacteria bacterium:
- a CDS encoding DUF3108 domain-containing protein, translating to MIRLYLLTALIGVFSALRAAETPIFINFEEFSYRIYSFGLSVGVATVTFQSGQTLEITLAAESRGLADLLVPFRISCHSVYDPRTLRTIEYSQKVRFKKISEYFVIRQVNNFFSLYFLVEPESEMYKKYACFEDRGYCVEGYKSLRLTNFYKTGEVDDPLSLLYRMRCFSKESILQITLPVIIGNQFREIKVIRSKNGHGVELKPDLNIPGVFPPDAKGSILFSSAEPPVPERVDLDVPGLGRFRITRY from the coding sequence TTGATCAGATTATATTTACTGACAGCATTGATCGGGGTTTTTTCGGCTCTCAGGGCCGCGGAAACCCCGATTTTTATAAATTTTGAAGAATTCAGTTACAGAATATACAGTTTCGGACTTTCAGTCGGAGTAGCGACAGTCACTTTTCAGTCCGGCCAGACTCTGGAGATTACGCTGGCGGCTGAAAGCCGCGGTCTGGCAGACCTGCTGGTACCCTTCAGGATCTCCTGCCACAGCGTTTATGATCCCAGAACTCTGCGTACAATTGAATACAGTCAGAAGGTAAGATTTAAAAAAATCAGCGAATATTTCGTGATCAGACAGGTCAATAATTTTTTTTCGCTCTATTTCCTGGTCGAGCCAGAGAGCGAAATGTATAAAAAATACGCCTGCTTCGAAGACCGGGGATATTGCGTGGAAGGCTATAAATCCTTGCGCCTCACAAATTTTTACAAGACCGGAGAGGTTGATGATCCCCTGTCTCTGCTTTACCGGATGCGATGCTTCTCCAAAGAATCCATTCTCCAGATCACCCTGCCTGTGATAATCGGAAATCAGTTCCGGGAGATAAAGGTCATCCGGTCTAAAAACGGGCATGGAGTTGAACTGAAACCGGATTTGAACATTCCGGGAGTATTTCCGCCGGATGCGAAAGGTTCAATCCTTTTTTCCAGTGCAGAGCCGCCTGTCCCGGAAAGAGTGGATCTGGATGTGCCAGGCTTAGGCAGATTCAGAATCACAAGATATTAA
- a CDS encoding S41 family peptidase, whose translation MKKTSILWILTGLFAGSFMIFAADIPPAGPSDKKDTKETDNLMRDLYILNEGVRYLHDYYYDAVPSQKMVHDLLSNYMEKLDPYTTFMEKEASKEMKMQLQGKYGGVGIVIGMRDNQLIVVSPFEDTPAFKAGLKPLDRIMKVDGEVTKGIEMDVIADKIRGPLGTKVRLTIQRDEVKDPFEVELTREEIKLKTVKSTMIEDKYAYFRISSFNGDTANECKEELLKLKSQNPVAMIMDLRNNPGGLLSEAVKISDFFLEKGKLVVYTKGRMESISERYLNDEDPVIPKTPMIVLINQGSASGSEIVAGALRDNNRAILLGMKSYGKGSVQNIFNLSDGSSMKVTIAKYFTPSGVCIDKMGIKPDIEIPFKAPGDLMEKMLAEMNGTGEVGATAEVKSVNNQKETVENKIEPKQPKPQTSEVGTESNGKTDEVKIIDLEKDYQLQKALELLKVYKILWQN comes from the coding sequence TTGAAGAAGACATCGATTTTATGGATATTGACCGGTCTTTTCGCGGGAAGCTTCATGATCTTTGCCGCCGACATTCCCCCAGCCGGTCCGTCAGACAAGAAAGACACCAAGGAAACAGACAACCTGATGCGTGACCTGTATATTCTCAACGAAGGTGTCCGCTACCTGCATGATTATTATTATGATGCTGTGCCGTCCCAGAAAATGGTGCATGATCTGCTTTCCAATTACATGGAAAAACTTGATCCATATACCACATTCATGGAAAAGGAAGCCAGCAAGGAAATGAAGATGCAGCTGCAGGGTAAATACGGTGGAGTCGGAATCGTGATCGGGATGCGCGACAATCAGTTGATCGTGGTTTCCCCATTTGAAGATACTCCGGCATTTAAAGCCGGGCTGAAACCGCTTGACCGGATCATGAAAGTGGATGGGGAAGTGACCAAAGGAATTGAGATGGACGTGATCGCCGATAAGATCAGGGGTCCTCTCGGAACGAAGGTTCGCCTGACCATCCAGAGGGACGAAGTCAAGGATCCTTTCGAAGTTGAGCTGACCCGGGAAGAAATCAAGCTCAAGACAGTCAAATCCACCATGATCGAGGATAAATACGCTTACTTCAGGATTTCCAGCTTCAACGGCGACACTGCCAACGAATGCAAAGAAGAACTTTTGAAATTGAAAAGCCAGAACCCGGTCGCCATGATCATGGATTTGCGCAACAATCCAGGCGGCCTGTTGTCCGAAGCAGTGAAAATCAGCGACTTTTTCCTGGAAAAGGGAAAACTTGTGGTTTATACCAAAGGGCGCATGGAATCCATCAGTGAACGCTATCTCAACGATGAGGATCCGGTGATACCGAAAACACCCATGATCGTGCTGATCAACCAGGGCTCCGCTTCAGGTTCGGAGATCGTAGCCGGAGCTTTAAGAGATAATAACCGCGCAATCCTGCTCGGGATGAAGAGTTATGGAAAAGGTTCTGTCCAGAACATCTTCAATCTGAGTGATGGTTCGTCCATGAAAGTCACGATCGCAAAATATTTTACCCCGAGCGGAGTCTGCATTGACAAGATGGGCATCAAACCGGACATTGAAATTCCTTTCAAAGCTCCAGGGGATCTGATGGAAAAAATGCTGGCAGAGATGAACGGAACCGGTGAAGTCGGGGCCACGGCTGAGGTCAAATCCGTTAACAACCAGAAAGAGACGGTTGAAAATAAAATTGAACCAAAACAACCTAAGCCACAAACTTCAGAAGTCGGCACTGAATCTAATGGAAAAACTGATGAGGTGAAGATCATCGACCTTGAGAAGGATTATCAGCTGCAGAAAGCTCTGGAACTTTTAAAGGTATATAAGATTCTCTGGCAGAATTGA
- a CDS encoding secretin N-terminal domain-containing protein — protein sequence MKGKRLLFFLGVFFLIQPAFAVQDYVSFTFSSTDIKDVVKAIAKSTGSNIITEKSVSGKITLALKDVYYERALELVAKTNGYVVRKIDNTYVIGPATKLAEGFDVGLNRTYKLNYAECESVAKVISGIFKKAEVPIEVSTDQRVNAVVVSGNQNALDKIDELIKSIDVPVHQVMIEAKIVEITTSGSHELGMKWAWGNGAAGKEANGKIFSLQEHGRKSTENQDFSNKLVSGEMDPFALGTFFRPATYFESSLAAAESTGNGKILSNPKIMAMNGKEAQVQIGDQVIYTGGPTQPPQEKDVGVILKITPRINDEGWITMDVEPQVSKAVWTTLPGQTESYPYPSINKRIAKTTVKVKDGEEILIGGLIQQIEDNSVAAIPILGDIPILKTFFSDTTKKKNSTELIFLITPHIVQQVEG from the coding sequence ATGAAAGGAAAAAGATTATTGTTCTTCTTGGGCGTGTTTTTCTTGATCCAGCCGGCATTCGCCGTGCAGGACTATGTGAGTTTCACTTTCAGCAGTACTGATATCAAGGACGTGGTGAAGGCCATCGCCAAATCCACCGGTTCGAACATTATCACTGAAAAGTCGGTCTCAGGCAAGATCACCCTGGCTTTGAAGGATGTCTATTATGAAAGAGCTCTGGAACTGGTCGCCAAAACCAACGGGTACGTCGTTCGGAAAATCGACAACACCTATGTGATAGGCCCGGCTACGAAGCTGGCCGAAGGATTCGACGTGGGACTCAACCGGACTTATAAGTTGAATTATGCCGAATGCGAGTCTGTAGCCAAGGTCATCAGCGGTATTTTCAAGAAGGCCGAGGTGCCGATCGAAGTCAGCACCGACCAGCGTGTCAATGCAGTAGTAGTTTCCGGGAACCAGAACGCCCTGGACAAGATCGACGAATTGATCAAGAGCATCGATGTTCCGGTTCATCAGGTGATGATCGAAGCCAAGATCGTGGAAATCACGACCTCCGGCTCCCATGAACTTGGAATGAAATGGGCCTGGGGAAACGGCGCAGCTGGTAAAGAGGCCAACGGGAAAATATTCAGCCTGCAGGAACATGGCCGCAAGTCGACTGAGAACCAGGATTTTTCAAACAAGCTGGTCTCCGGAGAAATGGATCCATTTGCCCTGGGAACATTCTTCAGGCCGGCCACTTACTTCGAATCAAGCCTCGCTGCAGCAGAATCGACGGGCAATGGCAAGATCCTATCCAATCCTAAGATCATGGCCATGAACGGTAAGGAAGCCCAGGTGCAGATCGGCGACCAGGTCATTTATACCGGCGGCCCCACCCAGCCACCCCAGGAAAAGGATGTCGGTGTAATCCTGAAGATCACCCCGCGCATCAATGATGAGGGCTGGATCACCATGGATGTTGAACCGCAGGTTTCCAAGGCAGTCTGGACCACACTGCCAGGGCAGACTGAATCCTATCCCTATCCGTCCATCAACAAGCGGATAGCGAAGACCACAGTCAAGGTCAAGGACGGAGAAGAGATTCTGATCGGCGGTTTGATTCAGCAGATAGAAGACAACTCAGTGGCAGCAATACCGATTCTGGGTGATATTCCGATCCTTAAGACTTTTTTCTCTGACACAACGAAAAAAAAGAATTCCACTGAATTGATCTTCCTGATCACTCCGCACATCGTCCAGCAGGTAGAAGGTTAG
- the pilO gene encoding type 4a pilus biogenesis protein PilO, whose protein sequence is MGEKSLIFTLFLLILVGMVSTFYFKNYKEYVAERDILRADIQKIKEELEKAKDIDEQIKQARVRLEEINKKMMELAKKIQTEIKVPVILNKIEEYAKQAKVEFKDIKFDNLVEMEAYTDMPISVNITGEFHCLGRFVARLENFKLVVARKGEVTLNATGGDQTAGFNFGTPGYEGLTQFKTKTMIQLTFNFHAYKFTPLDTGGAEQVL, encoded by the coding sequence ATGGGAGAAAAATCGCTGATTTTTACCTTGTTCCTCCTGATCCTGGTAGGAATGGTCAGTACCTTCTATTTCAAAAACTACAAGGAATATGTGGCTGAGCGGGACATATTGAGGGCCGACATCCAGAAGATCAAGGAAGAACTGGAAAAGGCCAAGGATATCGACGAGCAGATCAAACAAGCCAGAGTACGCCTCGAAGAGATCAATAAGAAGATGATGGAACTCGCTAAGAAGATCCAGACAGAGATCAAGGTTCCGGTGATCCTGAACAAGATCGAGGAATATGCCAAGCAGGCCAAAGTAGAATTCAAGGATATCAAGTTTGACAATCTGGTGGAGATGGAAGCATATACCGATATGCCGATTTCCGTCAATATAACCGGAGAATTTCACTGCCTGGGAAGATTTGTGGCTAGGCTTGAAAACTTCAAGCTGGTCGTGGCCCGCAAGGGTGAAGTAACTTTGAACGCTACAGGCGGAGACCAGACTGCTGGATTCAATTTCGGCACCCCTGGTTATGAAGGACTCACGCAGTTCAAGACTAAGACCATGATCCAGTTGACTTTCAATTTCCATGCATACAAGTTCACTCCGCTTGATACCGGCGGGGCTGAGCAGGTATTGTGA
- a CDS encoding PilN domain-containing protein has product MAVRIIKINLIPKKPGMKMPKVPYGTIAGILIILGAGYFMWGVLGPQWEEELDGLRREKKELNKKKEEQIKKKQEELDVINGKIAAVENKVNLIEGLISTDNIVPWTDVLETMTKVVPKKKIWLTRFQTEAKYKVNMLGRGVDAAKNISEYWDNLSHDPIFAEVFLHNANHSKQNQQEIWDFKMSCQLKKRQEKKEK; this is encoded by the coding sequence ATGGCAGTGAGAATCATCAAGATAAATCTAATCCCCAAGAAACCAGGCATGAAGATGCCCAAGGTCCCATATGGGACTATCGCGGGCATTCTGATCATCCTGGGAGCTGGATATTTCATGTGGGGTGTGCTCGGACCCCAGTGGGAAGAAGAACTCGATGGTCTGAGAAGGGAAAAGAAAGAACTGAACAAGAAGAAGGAAGAGCAGATCAAGAAGAAGCAGGAAGAACTGGATGTGATCAACGGCAAGATCGCGGCTGTTGAAAACAAGGTCAACCTGATTGAAGGCCTGATCAGCACAGATAACATCGTTCCCTGGACAGATGTTCTGGAAACCATGACCAAGGTCGTACCGAAGAAGAAGATCTGGCTGACACGTTTCCAGACTGAAGCCAAATATAAAGTGAACATGCTCGGCAGGGGAGTAGACGCTGCCAAGAACATCTCGGAATACTGGGATAACTTAAGTCATGATCCGATTTTTGCCGAAGTCTTTTTACATAATGCCAACCATTCAAAGCAGAATCAGCAGGAAATCTGGGACTTCAAGATGAGCTGCCAGCTGAAGAAACGCCAAGAAAAGAAGGAGAAATAA
- the pilM gene encoding type IV pilus assembly protein PilM, with protein sequence MGLFGSSKAVIGIDIGVSSLKAVAMEKVGNRPKIIGYGISPLPEGVLVDGNIADNNALTETLKELTKSLGHKGALTNVGLSSQNVISRFIKVPQMKDEELEEAIKFEAEQYVPYALEDVCIGFSKLSEIEEEGMINFFILLVCAQKEIVNNYLRTMKQAGLNANVLDVNNFAALNAMHEQISDNEVVAVIDVGAGSTDINVCRNGILEFHRNISIAGNSITSVIQSVLKLEFAQAENIKKEEGKIITEGEEENEVSEVIRTVVEDLSSEIRRSFDYYKAQQRQKVIHKIFLSGGSAYLRNIDVFLANELGIEVVVSDPLMSVDIGVSDESGLREHALELSAAIGLALREMM encoded by the coding sequence ATGGGATTATTTGGCAGTTCTAAAGCTGTAATCGGCATCGACATCGGCGTGAGTTCACTCAAGGCCGTGGCTATGGAAAAGGTCGGTAACCGGCCTAAGATCATCGGTTACGGCATTTCACCTCTGCCGGAAGGAGTGTTGGTGGACGGCAACATCGCCGACAACAACGCCCTGACCGAAACTCTGAAAGAACTGACCAAAAGTCTGGGCCATAAAGGAGCTCTCACGAATGTGGGTCTTTCTTCCCAGAACGTCATTTCCCGTTTCATCAAGGTTCCCCAGATGAAAGATGAGGAACTCGAGGAAGCCATCAAGTTCGAAGCAGAGCAATATGTGCCTTACGCTCTCGAAGATGTCTGCATTGGTTTCTCTAAATTATCGGAGATCGAGGAAGAAGGGATGATCAACTTTTTCATCCTGCTGGTCTGCGCACAGAAGGAAATTGTCAACAACTATCTGAGGACCATGAAGCAGGCCGGACTAAATGCTAATGTCCTTGATGTCAACAATTTCGCGGCTCTGAACGCCATGCACGAACAGATCAGCGACAATGAGGTCGTGGCTGTGATCGATGTCGGAGCAGGCTCTACGGACATCAACGTCTGCAGAAACGGCATCCTGGAATTTCACCGCAACATCTCCATTGCGGGAAACAGCATCACCTCAGTCATCCAGAGTGTTCTCAAGCTTGAATTCGCCCAGGCTGAAAACATCAAGAAAGAAGAAGGCAAGATCATCACCGAAGGCGAAGAAGAGAATGAAGTCTCAGAAGTGATCCGGACCGTCGTCGAGGACTTATCCTCTGAAATCAGGCGGTCCTTTGACTATTATAAGGCCCAGCAGAGGCAGAAAGTGATTCACAAGATCTTTCTTTCAGGTGGATCCGCTTATCTGCGCAACATCGACGTTTTCCTGGCGAACGAACTGGGTATCGAAGTGGTGGTATCCGATCCGCTGATGAGCGTTGATATCGGCGTATCTGACGAATCTGGACTCAGGGAACATGCCCTGGAACTCTCAGCGGCAATCGGACTTGCGCTCAGGGAAATGATGTAG